The proteins below are encoded in one region of Phaseolus vulgaris cultivar G19833 chromosome 1, P. vulgaris v2.0, whole genome shotgun sequence:
- the LOC137816643 gene encoding pathogen-associated molecular patterns-induced protein A70 — MLEEAVSSSPTFLGSLYSWFTPTVFFLLLQLVIGTIFIISNLANSNKHHHQDPHAPHHQPNDFPHPHLPRSPSLLQRLKSINFYPSQDPPHPHFHESQTQIQTQNHENQHSPLARSPSLLQRLKSINLYTYLPTEPFTSRLTPHAAALSHVRPPQVVETDDEKEEDDDFPLANDDYDYNLGEREEGSSLDEIYSKLQQQGQDGHFTRTHSDTKPSSGEVPVKLPRKMRKSASSKSAFAHFKEEDIVENRRPATAKEAKVGGAAVDDDEVDAKADDFINKFKQQLKLQRLDSIMRYKEMIGRGSAK; from the coding sequence ATGCTTGAGGAAGCAGTGTCATCCTCTCCAACATTCTTGGGCAGCCTCTACAGCTGGTTTACCCCCACtgtcttcttcctcctcctccaactAGTCATTGGAACCATCTTCATCATCTCCAACCTTGCCAACTCCAACAAACACCATCACCAAGACCCCCATGCCCCACACCATCAACCAAATGACTTCCCACACCCCCACCTCCCTAGATCCCCTTCCCTCTTGCAAAGACTCAAATCCATCAACTTCTACCCCTCCCAAGATCCCCCACACCCCCACTTCCATGAATCTCAAACCCAAATCCAAACCCAAAACCATGAAAACCAACACTCCCCACTTGCTAGATCTCCCTCACTCCTTCAAAGACTCAAATCCATCAACCTCTACACTTACCTCCCCACCGAACCCTTCACCTCCCGACTCACTCCCCACGCCGCCGCACTCTCCCACGTGCGCCCGCCGCAGGTGGTGGAAACCGACGATGAAAAAGAGGAAGACGACGACTTTCCTCTCGCAAACGACGATTACGATTACAACCTCGGCGAGCGCGAAGAGGGTTCTTCGTTGGACGAGATTTACAGCAAGCTCCAGCAGCAGGGGCAAGATGGTCATTTCACCAGGACGCACTCCGACACCAAGCCGTCTTCCGGCGAGGTTCCCGTGAAGCTTCCGAGGAAGATGAGGAAGTCGGCGAGCAGCAAGTCGGCGTTCGCGCACTTCAAGGAGGAGGACATTGTGGAGAACCGCCGCCCGGCCACCGCGAAGGAGGCGAAGGTGGGCGGCGCCGCCGTTGACGACGACGAGGTGGACGCGAAGGCCGACGACTTCATCAACAAGTTCAAGCAGCAGCTCAAACTGCAGAGGCTGGATTCCATCATGAGGTACAAGGAAATGATTGGTAGAGGATCTGCCaaataa